A region from the Mya arenaria isolate MELC-2E11 chromosome 2, ASM2691426v1 genome encodes:
- the LOC128243764 gene encoding sortilin-related receptor-like, which yields MQGVLAVGILMALVYSIEGKPKRQPFSTQHGPFIVQHFAPVCDGKLQCGCNDFMGHPECVSAMAVCDGVTDCSNGADEQGCPNPNCKSQGLMTCSDRKTCGKPCDGFPQCSGLEDERMCPTICPKGNLQCRDGKTCISAERLCDGHDDCMDGQDEERCNLFKCASGQILCSDGKCGNVCDGEMQCSDKADEQNCKDLQCPNRVFIDCDSFGFAFKRCQVPNASMVLSVVVTARRSISDCTLNNSFGRDVMSIWVDNGCRATFEVCYK from the exons ATGCAGGGCGTTCTAGCTGTTGGCATACTCATGGCTTTGGTCTATTCCATCGAAGGAAAACCAAAACGTCAACCATTCTCAACACAACATG GTCCTTTCATTGTCCAACATTTCGCTCCTGTTTGTGATGGCAAACTCCAATGCGGCTGTAATGATTTTATGGGTCATCCGGAATGCGTGTCTGCCATGGCCGTGTGTGACGGAGTGACTGATTGTTCGAATGGCGCCGACGAGCAAGGATGCCcga ACCCAAACTGCAAGTCGCAAGGTCTGATGACATGTAGCGACAGGAAAACCTGCGGGAAACCATGTGATGGCTTTCCACAGTGTTCCGGACTTGAAGACGAACGCATGTGTC cgACGATCTGTCCAAAGGGTAATCTACAATGTAGAGATGGGAAGACTTGCATTAGCGCCGAGCGTCTGTGCGATGGCCATGACGACTGCATGGATGGGCAAGATGAGGAAAGATGCAACCTGTTCAAATGTGCAAGCGGACAAATCCTGTGCTCCGACGGGAAATGTGGGAATGTGTGTGATGGGGAAATGCAATGCTCAGATAAAGCAGACGAGCAAAACTGCAAAGATCTAC AATGCCCGAACCGCGTCTTCATCGATTGTGACAGTTTCGGTTTCGCCTTCAAGAGGTGCCAAGTGCCAAATGCCTCCATGGTGCTCAGTGTCGTGGTAACGGCAAGAAGGTCAATATCGGACTGCACATTGAACAACAGCTTTGGGAGAGACGTTATGTCCATATGGGTGGACAACGGGTGCAGAGCGACGTTTGAAGTCTGTTACAAGTAG
- the LOC128243736 gene encoding ovochymase-1-like isoform X1: protein MWTLNILFCGILCLSVKGKPLERHRRFIDENTPCKTTLDASVPGTISSPGYGNGTYPPNTICSWILVAPQGMHVMIQFNNFSLENTRRCFHDYVRIYDGTDTISAPLGNYCGRAIPSDVISSGDTMLIIFKTDGVTEYSGFSVMYSIYQIPLPPTEVWRDDGCHGTVQVFTEHRGSISSPGYDGQSYYKNNQNCSWRIQAPDNMIIRLMFQDFLTEKIAGCTYDYLAVYDGPDRGSLLLDRKCGIQFPDDMFSSRNELYLVFVSDADLSSIGFNLTYEFVSAVATCGMFRCGDGSCILKQMVCNGVQECPDRSDELLCDSSNSTCGVPEVAPSLMSHRIVGGREAVAHSWPWVVSLAVNGYHQCGGAIVHPLWIITAAHCFEANRHTLEWTVVAGKHQKTKPENGTQTRAAERIVVNSGYNYITTENDIALVRLQEPLTFNSHVQAVCLPVRPPTDGESGVVAGWGEVLGTCCPEVLKQVELPVVPRATCTQSDHLGPQVTANMFCAGYEAGGEDACQGDSGGPFMVRDGGRWRLQGITSFGSLCAAPKSPGVYTNVFSYIDWIHQKIAMD, encoded by the exons ATGTGGACGTTAAACATCCTTTTCTGTGGGATACTCTGTCTTTCTGTGAAAG GAAAACCTTTGGAGCGCCATAGAAGGTTTATAG ATGAGAACACACCATGTAAGACGACGTTAGACGCGTCCGTTCCCGGCACGATTAGCTCCCCTGGGTACGGTAATGGCACATACCCTCCCAACACAATATGTTCCTGGATCTTGGTTGCGCCCCAGGGAATGCATGTGATGATTCAGTTCAATAACTTTAG cCTTGAAAATACACGTCGATGTTTTCACGACTATGTACGCATTTATGATGGAACAGACACCATCAGCGCCCCACTGGGTAACTACTGTGGTCGTGCAATACCCAGTGACGTCATTTCCTCTGGGGACACGATGCTGATAATCTTTAAAACTGACGGGGTCACGGAGTATAGCGGGTTTAGCGTCATGTACAGTATATATCAAATACCGTTGC CTCCGACGGAGGTCTGGCGCGACGACGGATGCCACGGTACCGTGCAGGTATTTACGGAGCACCGGGGTTCCATCTCCTCCCCCGGATATGACGGTCAATCCTACTACAAGAACAATCAGAATTGCAGCTGGCGCATACAGGCGCCTGACAACATGATCATCCGGCTCATGTTTCAG GATTTTCTAACGGAGAAGATTGCTGGGTGTACATACGACTACCTGGCCGTTTACGACGGCCCCGACCGCGGCTCCCTGCTCCTGGACCGGAAGTGCGGCATCCAGTTCCCAGACGACATGTTCTCGTCTAGAAACGAGCTTTACCTCGTGTTTGTTTCCGACGCCGACCTAAGCTCCATAGGGTTCAATTTGACGTATGAGTTCGTATCAG CCGTTGCCACGTGCGGGATGTTCCGGTGCGGGGACGGGAGCTGCATCCTGAAGCAGATGGTCTGTAATGGAGTCCAGGAGTGTCCCGACCGCTCAGACGAGCTCCTATGTG ACAGCAGTAACTCCACGTGTGGAGTACCGGAAGTTGCCCCGTCCCTGATGTCACATCGAATAGTAGGCGGAAGGGAGGCGGTGGCGCACTCGTGGCCATGGGTCGTTTCGCTCGCTGTAAATGGCTACCATCAGTGTGGAGGCGCCATCGTCCATCCGCTATGGATCATCACGGCCGCTCACTGCTTTGAGGC AAATCGGCACACTTTAGAATGGACGGTCGTGGCGGGAAAGCACCAGAAAACAAAACCAGAAAACGGTACCCAGACGCGCGCGGCTGAGCGTATAGTGGTCAATTCGGGCTACAACTATATAACCACAGAGAATGATATCGCACTGGTGCGCCTACAGGAGCCGTTGACATTCAACTCTCATGTGCAGGCGGTCTGTCTGCCTGTCCGACCGCCCACGGACGGGGAGTCGGGCGTGGTTGCCGGCTGGGGTGAAGTCCTTG GCACGTGTTGCCCGGAAGTTTTAAAACAGGTTGAGCTGCCTGTTGTCCCCCGTGCCACGTGTACACAATCGGACCACCTTGGTCCCCAGGTGACAGCCAACATGTTCTGTGCCGGGTACGAGGCAGGAGGGGAGGATGCGTGTCAG
- the LOC128243736 gene encoding ovochymase-1-like isoform X2, whose protein sequence is MWTLNILFCGILCLSVKDENTPCKTTLDASVPGTISSPGYGNGTYPPNTICSWILVAPQGMHVMIQFNNFSLENTRRCFHDYVRIYDGTDTISAPLGNYCGRAIPSDVISSGDTMLIIFKTDGVTEYSGFSVMYSIYQIPLPPTEVWRDDGCHGTVQVFTEHRGSISSPGYDGQSYYKNNQNCSWRIQAPDNMIIRLMFQDFLTEKIAGCTYDYLAVYDGPDRGSLLLDRKCGIQFPDDMFSSRNELYLVFVSDADLSSIGFNLTYEFVSAVATCGMFRCGDGSCILKQMVCNGVQECPDRSDELLCDSSNSTCGVPEVAPSLMSHRIVGGREAVAHSWPWVVSLAVNGYHQCGGAIVHPLWIITAAHCFEANRHTLEWTVVAGKHQKTKPENGTQTRAAERIVVNSGYNYITTENDIALVRLQEPLTFNSHVQAVCLPVRPPTDGESGVVAGWGEVLGTCCPEVLKQVELPVVPRATCTQSDHLGPQVTANMFCAGYEAGGEDACQGDSGGPFMVRDGGRWRLQGITSFGSLCAAPKSPGVYTNVFSYIDWIHQKIAMD, encoded by the exons ATGTGGACGTTAAACATCCTTTTCTGTGGGATACTCTGTCTTTCTGTGAAAG ATGAGAACACACCATGTAAGACGACGTTAGACGCGTCCGTTCCCGGCACGATTAGCTCCCCTGGGTACGGTAATGGCACATACCCTCCCAACACAATATGTTCCTGGATCTTGGTTGCGCCCCAGGGAATGCATGTGATGATTCAGTTCAATAACTTTAG cCTTGAAAATACACGTCGATGTTTTCACGACTATGTACGCATTTATGATGGAACAGACACCATCAGCGCCCCACTGGGTAACTACTGTGGTCGTGCAATACCCAGTGACGTCATTTCCTCTGGGGACACGATGCTGATAATCTTTAAAACTGACGGGGTCACGGAGTATAGCGGGTTTAGCGTCATGTACAGTATATATCAAATACCGTTGC CTCCGACGGAGGTCTGGCGCGACGACGGATGCCACGGTACCGTGCAGGTATTTACGGAGCACCGGGGTTCCATCTCCTCCCCCGGATATGACGGTCAATCCTACTACAAGAACAATCAGAATTGCAGCTGGCGCATACAGGCGCCTGACAACATGATCATCCGGCTCATGTTTCAG GATTTTCTAACGGAGAAGATTGCTGGGTGTACATACGACTACCTGGCCGTTTACGACGGCCCCGACCGCGGCTCCCTGCTCCTGGACCGGAAGTGCGGCATCCAGTTCCCAGACGACATGTTCTCGTCTAGAAACGAGCTTTACCTCGTGTTTGTTTCCGACGCCGACCTAAGCTCCATAGGGTTCAATTTGACGTATGAGTTCGTATCAG CCGTTGCCACGTGCGGGATGTTCCGGTGCGGGGACGGGAGCTGCATCCTGAAGCAGATGGTCTGTAATGGAGTCCAGGAGTGTCCCGACCGCTCAGACGAGCTCCTATGTG ACAGCAGTAACTCCACGTGTGGAGTACCGGAAGTTGCCCCGTCCCTGATGTCACATCGAATAGTAGGCGGAAGGGAGGCGGTGGCGCACTCGTGGCCATGGGTCGTTTCGCTCGCTGTAAATGGCTACCATCAGTGTGGAGGCGCCATCGTCCATCCGCTATGGATCATCACGGCCGCTCACTGCTTTGAGGC AAATCGGCACACTTTAGAATGGACGGTCGTGGCGGGAAAGCACCAGAAAACAAAACCAGAAAACGGTACCCAGACGCGCGCGGCTGAGCGTATAGTGGTCAATTCGGGCTACAACTATATAACCACAGAGAATGATATCGCACTGGTGCGCCTACAGGAGCCGTTGACATTCAACTCTCATGTGCAGGCGGTCTGTCTGCCTGTCCGACCGCCCACGGACGGGGAGTCGGGCGTGGTTGCCGGCTGGGGTGAAGTCCTTG GCACGTGTTGCCCGGAAGTTTTAAAACAGGTTGAGCTGCCTGTTGTCCCCCGTGCCACGTGTACACAATCGGACCACCTTGGTCCCCAGGTGACAGCCAACATGTTCTGTGCCGGGTACGAGGCAGGAGGGGAGGATGCGTGTCAG